In one Catenovulum adriaticum genomic region, the following are encoded:
- a CDS encoding catalase → MAETFKYGKGQGKGGELHQHPNNSDEVMTSAQGCPVSDDQNSLKGGSRGPTLMEDHILREKLFHFDHERIPERVVHARGYGAHGYFETYDEIADLTCADLFQRKNEKTPVFVRFSTVAGSQGSPDLARDVRGFAVKFYTKEGNWDLVGNNIPVFFIQDAMKFPDLVHSAKAEPDRGFPQAQTAHDNFWDFISLTPESMHMIMWAMSDRAIPRSLRFMEGFGVHTFKFVNAQGVEKFVKFHWKPKLGLQSVVWNEALKLNGADPDFHRRDLWDSILAGDFPEWELGVQVFDQTFADQFEFDILDPTKLIPEEDVPVQKVGRMVLNSVVDNFFAETEQVAFCTQNIVPGIDFTEDPLLQGRNFSYLDTQLKRLGGPNFTHLPINAPKCPLRHFQQDGHMAMQNPKGRANYEPNSWDRGEDNPRACPEHGFKSSQETISGSKVRYRSETFSDHYSQAVQFYKSQTEVEQQHIQSALVFELSKVEEPKIRERVVSHLLNIDEKLANVVAQGLGFPEMPEPAEAAMPARTDLKVSDALSILKNPPATFKGRKLGILATNGLNQDIFDSVKAALEVEGAMFEIIAPTRSGVKTDSGTVLPADQIVNGGPSVLYDAVLLLTSTEGAKELSLIPEAKDFVMDAFAHNKFIGYTDDCLPLLKETNLDSKMDDGFYELTKLKGDKFMTILSQLRFWRR, encoded by the coding sequence ATGGCTGAAACATTTAAATACGGCAAAGGGCAAGGTAAAGGAGGGGAGCTTCATCAGCATCCTAACAATAGCGATGAGGTAATGACATCAGCCCAAGGTTGCCCGGTTAGCGATGACCAAAATTCATTAAAGGGCGGTTCGCGTGGCCCTACTTTGATGGAAGATCATATATTACGGGAAAAATTATTTCATTTTGACCACGAAAGAATTCCTGAACGAGTTGTTCATGCTAGAGGTTATGGGGCGCACGGTTATTTTGAAACTTATGATGAAATAGCTGACTTAACCTGTGCTGATTTATTTCAGCGTAAAAATGAAAAAACGCCTGTTTTTGTGCGATTTTCAACGGTCGCAGGCAGTCAGGGATCGCCAGATTTAGCTCGGGATGTACGTGGCTTTGCGGTTAAGTTTTATACAAAAGAAGGCAACTGGGATTTAGTGGGTAATAATATCCCTGTATTTTTTATTCAAGACGCGATGAAATTTCCAGATTTAGTTCACTCAGCGAAAGCAGAGCCCGACAGAGGTTTTCCGCAAGCACAAACGGCACATGATAACTTTTGGGATTTTATCAGCCTGACCCCAGAGTCTATGCATATGATTATGTGGGCAATGTCGGATAGAGCAATTCCACGTTCATTAAGATTTATGGAAGGTTTTGGGGTGCATACTTTTAAGTTTGTTAATGCCCAAGGGGTTGAGAAATTTGTTAAGTTTCATTGGAAACCTAAACTTGGCCTGCAATCTGTAGTTTGGAATGAAGCGTTAAAACTAAATGGTGCGGATCCGGATTTTCATAGACGTGATCTTTGGGATTCTATATTAGCTGGCGATTTTCCTGAGTGGGAATTAGGCGTGCAGGTGTTTGATCAAACATTTGCCGACCAGTTTGAATTTGATATTTTAGATCCGACCAAACTGATTCCAGAAGAAGATGTGCCTGTACAAAAAGTTGGCCGAATGGTGCTAAATAGTGTGGTTGATAACTTTTTTGCTGAAACAGAACAAGTTGCCTTTTGTACGCAAAATATTGTTCCGGGTATTGATTTTACCGAAGACCCTTTACTTCAAGGTCGAAACTTTTCGTATTTGGATACCCAATTAAAGCGTTTAGGCGGACCAAACTTTACTCACTTACCGATTAATGCGCCAAAATGTCCACTTCGTCATTTTCAGCAAGATGGCCATATGGCAATGCAGAACCCTAAAGGTCGAGCAAACTATGAACCCAATTCTTGGGATCGAGGTGAAGATAATCCCAGAGCGTGCCCTGAACACGGTTTCAAGAGTAGCCAAGAGACAATTAGCGGAAGTAAAGTAAGATATCGCTCTGAAACTTTTTCGGATCACTATAGTCAGGCTGTGCAATTTTACAAGAGCCAAACTGAAGTTGAACAACAACATATTCAAAGTGCGTTAGTATTTGAATTGTCTAAAGTTGAAGAGCCAAAAATTCGCGAGCGTGTGGTTTCTCATTTGCTAAATATTGATGAAAAGTTGGCGAATGTTGTTGCTCAAGGGTTAGGGTTTCCAGAAATGCCGGAACCTGCAGAAGCAGCTATGCCAGCCAGAACCGACTTAAAAGTATCTGATGCACTGAGTATTTTGAAAAATCCGCCTGCAACTTTTAAAGGTAGAAAGCTCGGTATTTTAGCTACAAATGGCTTAAACCAAGATATTTTTGATTCAGTAAAAGCCGCTCTTGAGGTTGAAGGCGCTATGTTTGAAATTATAGCCCCAACCCGCAGCGGAGTAAAAACAGATAGCGGAACTGTGTTACCCGCAGATCAAATTGTTAATGGTGGGCCATCTGTGCTTTATGATGCGGTTTTATTATTAACCTCAACAGAGGGGGCAAAAGAACTCAGTTTAATTCCGGAAGCTAAAGACTTTGTTATGGATGCATTTGCCCATAATAAATTTATTGGCTATACGGATGACTGCCTGCCGTTACTTAAAGAAACGAACCTAGATAGTAAAATGGATGATGGTTTTTATGAACTCACTAAATTAAAAGGTGATAAATTTATGACCATACTGAGCCAGTTACGATTCTGGAGACGATAA
- a CDS encoding LysE family transporter: MQFDTWFAFFVACWVISVSPGAGAVACMSSGVNYGFKRGYFNVLGMEFAIVVQILIAITGLGALIAASETAFNVIKWLGVGYLFYLAFKQWRQPVQQVTLAKAEQIEHLKRGLFLKGFLVNMSNPKAIVFILAVFPQFMDTSADLLPQYLLMMVTMIFVDLIVMGGYTGLATQVLQHLKSVEQQTTLNRIFASLFALAAIILCFVGRA; encoded by the coding sequence ATGCAATTTGATACTTGGTTCGCTTTTTTTGTCGCTTGTTGGGTCATTAGTGTATCGCCCGGAGCGGGAGCCGTAGCTTGTATGTCGAGCGGGGTGAACTATGGTTTTAAGCGTGGTTATTTTAATGTACTGGGAATGGAATTTGCCATAGTGGTGCAAATTTTAATTGCCATCACTGGTTTAGGCGCTTTAATTGCAGCATCAGAAACCGCATTTAATGTGATTAAATGGTTAGGGGTTGGCTATTTATTTTATTTGGCTTTTAAACAGTGGCGACAGCCTGTTCAGCAAGTTACATTAGCAAAAGCAGAGCAAATTGAGCATTTAAAGCGCGGTTTGTTTTTAAAAGGATTTTTGGTAAATATGAGCAATCCAAAAGCGATTGTATTTATTTTGGCTGTGTTTCCGCAATTTATGGATACCTCAGCAGATTTGTTACCGCAATATTTGCTAATGATGGTGACGATGATCTTTGTCGACCTTATCGTAATGGGGGGTTATACCGGATTAGCAACTCAGGTTTTACAGCACCTTAAATCAGTAGAGCAACAAACAACATTAAACCGAATTTTTGCGAGTTTGTTTGCTTTAGCCGCTATTATTTTGTGCTTTGTTGGCCGAGCTTGA
- a CDS encoding pyridoxamine 5'-phosphate oxidase family protein — protein sequence MGKKFAELSTQHIEFINKQNIYFVATAAQTGNVNLSPKGGDSLRVLNKNTIVWLNLTGSGNESAAHLIQNSRMTIMFCAFEGAPMILRAYGNAKMLHQTDAQWSKYQNLFAPSVAARQIFILDINLVQTSCGMSVPYFEYQSDRDDLAKWSVKQGKAGIDKYWIKKNQQSIDGFETQIVERAGIQHKT from the coding sequence ATGGGCAAAAAATTTGCCGAGTTATCAACTCAACACATTGAATTTATTAATAAACAGAACATTTATTTTGTGGCGACTGCCGCGCAAACTGGCAATGTGAACTTGTCCCCTAAAGGCGGAGATTCATTAAGAGTATTAAATAAAAACACTATCGTTTGGCTGAATTTAACGGGCAGTGGTAATGAATCAGCCGCTCACCTGATTCAAAATTCAAGAATGACAATCATGTTTTGTGCGTTTGAAGGCGCCCCTATGATTTTGCGTGCATACGGAAATGCTAAAATGTTGCATCAAACCGATGCACAGTGGTCAAAATATCAAAACTTATTTGCGCCCAGTGTTGCAGCCCGACAAATTTTTATCTTAGATATTAATTTAGTACAAACTTCGTGCGGTATGTCAGTGCCTTATTTTGAATACCAAAGCGACAGAGATGATTTAGCTAAATGGTCAGTTAAACAAGGCAAAGCAGGTATAGACAAATATTGGATTAAAAAGAACCAGCAAAGTATAGATGGCTTTGAAACTCAAATTGTTGAACGTGCGGGCATCCAACATAAAACTTAA
- a CDS encoding VOC family protein has translation MLIIDHVQISIPKNSEPQARQFYCQLLGFTEIEKPDNLKAGGGLWLEAGTQQIHLGAEDFEHRANTKAHLAYRVENLVSWRRKLQQAHIEFSAPVNIKNLDRIHFRDPFGNRIELLEYL, from the coding sequence ATGCTCATTATTGATCATGTTCAAATTTCTATTCCTAAAAATTCGGAGCCGCAGGCTCGCCAGTTTTATTGTCAGTTACTTGGCTTTACCGAGATTGAAAAACCCGACAACTTAAAAGCAGGCGGTGGTTTGTGGTTGGAAGCAGGCACACAGCAAATACACCTTGGCGCTGAAGATTTTGAGCACAGAGCAAATACCAAAGCGCATTTAGCTTACCGAGTCGAGAATTTAGTAAGTTGGCGGCGAAAGTTGCAACAAGCTCACATTGAATTCTCAGCGCCAGTTAACATTAAAAACTTGGATAGGATTCATTTTCGTGATCCATTTGGTAATAGAATAGAGCTGCTTGAATACCTATAA
- a CDS encoding outer membrane beta-barrel protein, which produces MKVSKRSLLSLAVAMAAATATPLAQADGFQLSEKLTATGFIDMSYVYTDVDGGDSVSASGLDQFEIDFLYDFDDKLKAQVDLEYKDAYGAVDLEQAFMTYALTDEFTVKAGRFLSYSGWETEEPTGLFQYSGTGYAPYFYGYYQQGVSGLYSGDVFSAALSVINSPFSPEDTDSEHPGFEAMLAVTPTDSVTVKAFYLQDGDTKAFNTWAAYSAGDLTLAAEYNSSEDTAGAGSEGDGFLLMANYAFDSAGITLRYHDFEIEDAAGAVIDDGSAITISPSYTVSDNLLMVFEYRMDESDTKGDSNTIAVEALVTF; this is translated from the coding sequence ATGAAAGTATCTAAACGTAGTTTGTTAAGTTTGGCTGTTGCAATGGCTGCAGCAACCGCAACACCTCTAGCTCAAGCTGATGGTTTCCAGTTATCAGAAAAGCTAACCGCAACTGGCTTTATTGATATGTCGTATGTCTATACCGATGTAGATGGCGGCGACTCAGTTAGTGCCTCTGGTTTAGACCAATTCGAAATCGATTTTTTATATGATTTTGATGACAAACTAAAAGCTCAAGTCGATTTAGAATATAAAGATGCTTATGGCGCAGTAGATTTAGAGCAAGCTTTTATGACCTACGCGTTAACGGATGAATTTACTGTAAAAGCAGGTCGATTCTTAAGTTATTCGGGCTGGGAAACGGAAGAACCAACAGGTTTATTCCAATACTCAGGTACAGGTTATGCCCCTTACTTTTATGGCTATTATCAGCAAGGTGTCTCTGGTTTATATAGCGGTGATGTTTTTTCTGCTGCACTTTCAGTCATTAACAGTCCATTTAGTCCTGAAGATACAGATTCAGAACACCCTGGCTTTGAAGCCATGCTAGCCGTTACCCCTACCGATTCTGTCACCGTTAAAGCTTTTTATTTACAAGATGGTGATACAAAAGCATTTAACACTTGGGCTGCCTATTCTGCTGGCGATTTAACGTTAGCGGCTGAGTATAACAGCTCTGAAGATACTGCAGGAGCGGGTTCAGAAGGGGATGGCTTTCTTTTAATGGCTAACTATGCATTTGATTCTGCAGGTATCACTTTGAGATACCATGATTTTGAAATTGAAGATGCGGCGGGCGCTGTGATTGATGATGGTAGTGCGATTACAATTTCTCCTAGTTACACAGTGAGTGATAACTTACTAATGGTGTTTGAATACCGTATGGATGAAAGCGATACAAAAGGTGACTCAAACACGATTGCGGTAGAAGCTTTAGTTACTTTCTAA
- a CDS encoding ATP-binding protein, translated as MQPNPKIRFTRRTYNKLVANEMMEDFALRFTAKRARKWSSIWIANTALGIVSFLVLEAIGGAITLNYGFVNAAWAIAAVFAVVFLSGWPISYYAAKYGVDIDLLSRGAGFGYIGSTIASLIYASFTFIFFALEAAIMSMALQLLFGLPLVFGYVISALIVIPLVTHGITNISRFQVWTQPLWIILQIVPLIYVFNHPDSQLDEWINFTGEAGEAGASFNYLLFGSASAVLLALVAQIGEQADFLRFLPEKPKGKRWQWWLAMTMAGPGWMIFGAAKLFLGSFLAWLALKQGIAANVADDPAHMYQVAFGYVIDNPQVSVILAASFVVISQLKINVANAYAGSLAWSNFFSRVTHNHPGRVVWMFFNVAIALLLMELGIYQTIENMLQVYSVFVLAWLSSVVADLIINKPLGLSPKHIEFKRSHLYDINPVGVGSMLIASLIGFTAHFGWYGDVIEAFASYIAFFLPFITVPIIGWLTKGKYYLVNPNRQEIKQATQCYICENEFEQEDMTFCPAYGKAICSLCCSLDVRCGDMCREDATLFAQAHHFFQRFLTTQLLKKMSSPMAQFLGVTLLLSFISAGILFLIYMQVPSSDAELKAVFGATLFKIFFLLLIIIGIVSWLFILARSSNRLALKELRFQTKTLAHEIDAHESTTLALQKAKETAESANQAKSRYLTGLSHELRTPLNVLLGYAQLLNQDKAIPARQKESIAILKRNGEHLADLIEGLLEISKIEAGRMHLQRDEIHIRPFLNQLVDMFTMQAKNKGIEFIYTPCEFLPEVVAADKQRFRQILINLLSNAVKFTQQGQVHFKVSYRNQVAQFRVEDSGIGISAADQQQIFKPFERVKDAQIQAISGTGLGLTISKSLAELMGGEISLTSQLGVGSCFKLSLMLARVNNSATEPEYNKAHAVAYDGEAKTILVVDDDPNQRQLMDDFLSPLGFKLHLADKPSSALELLAQFKIDLILLDVTMPEMNGWQLAKLLREKKYIMPIIMVSANARDTEKDEQNAGYHDDYMAKPINTDNLLGKIGQQLNLEWMYQFVNEEEPQTSQPSAESSVSALPKAGKAQYQSLMALAEIGYLSGFKEKLATLQTSYQFDDSSLHKLNELVQSCNFKLITEYLRELIDEQANQ; from the coding sequence ATGCAGCCAAATCCTAAAATCCGTTTTACCAGAAGAACTTATAATAAACTTGTCGCCAATGAAATGATGGAAGATTTTGCGCTGCGCTTTACCGCAAAACGTGCCAGAAAATGGTCATCAATCTGGATAGCCAATACCGCACTTGGCATTGTTTCATTTTTAGTATTAGAAGCAATTGGCGGGGCCATTACCTTAAATTATGGCTTTGTTAATGCCGCTTGGGCCATTGCAGCGGTTTTTGCTGTGGTATTTTTAAGTGGCTGGCCCATTAGTTATTACGCAGCTAAATACGGTGTAGATATTGATTTACTCAGTCGCGGCGCAGGTTTTGGCTACATAGGCTCAACAATAGCTTCACTCATTTATGCATCATTCACCTTTATCTTTTTTGCGCTTGAAGCCGCTATTATGTCAATGGCTTTACAGCTCTTGTTTGGCCTGCCTTTAGTATTCGGTTATGTCATTAGCGCGCTAATAGTGATCCCGCTGGTAACACATGGTATTACCAATATCAGCCGCTTTCAGGTTTGGACTCAGCCTCTGTGGATTATTTTACAAATAGTGCCACTCATTTATGTATTTAATCATCCAGACAGTCAGCTGGATGAGTGGATAAATTTTACCGGCGAAGCGGGCGAAGCAGGCGCCTCTTTTAACTATTTGCTGTTTGGTTCTGCCTCCGCTGTGTTGTTGGCCCTTGTTGCACAAATTGGCGAGCAAGCTGACTTTTTGCGTTTTTTACCAGAAAAACCCAAAGGCAAACGCTGGCAATGGTGGCTAGCGATGACAATGGCCGGCCCAGGTTGGATGATTTTTGGTGCAGCCAAACTTTTTTTAGGTTCATTTTTAGCTTGGCTTGCTTTAAAACAAGGTATTGCGGCGAATGTTGCTGATGATCCAGCACATATGTATCAGGTGGCATTTGGTTATGTCATTGATAACCCACAAGTGAGCGTTATTTTAGCTGCCAGTTTTGTGGTTATTTCACAGCTTAAAATTAATGTCGCCAATGCTTATGCCGGCTCTCTGGCGTGGTCTAACTTTTTTTCACGGGTTACCCATAATCATCCAGGACGAGTGGTCTGGATGTTTTTTAATGTTGCTATTGCCTTATTATTGATGGAGCTAGGAATTTACCAAACCATCGAGAACATGCTTCAGGTTTATTCGGTATTTGTTTTAGCTTGGTTGAGCTCTGTGGTGGCAGATTTAATTATTAACAAACCCTTAGGGCTGAGCCCAAAACACATAGAGTTTAAACGCTCACATCTATACGATATTAACCCAGTTGGCGTAGGCTCTATGCTGATTGCCTCGTTAATTGGCTTTACTGCGCATTTTGGTTGGTATGGTGACGTTATTGAAGCTTTTGCCTCTTACATAGCGTTTTTCTTACCTTTTATTACAGTACCTATTATTGGCTGGTTAACTAAAGGAAAATATTATTTAGTTAATCCAAACCGGCAAGAAATTAAGCAAGCAACCCAGTGCTACATTTGTGAAAACGAATTTGAGCAAGAAGACATGACTTTTTGCCCAGCTTATGGCAAAGCCATTTGCTCTTTATGTTGCAGTTTGGATGTGCGTTGCGGCGATATGTGCCGTGAAGACGCCACTTTATTTGCCCAAGCCCATCATTTTTTCCAGCGATTTTTAACCACTCAATTGCTAAAAAAAATGAGCTCTCCTATGGCTCAATTTTTAGGAGTCACCCTATTACTCAGTTTTATTAGCGCGGGCATTTTATTTTTAATTTATATGCAAGTGCCATCCAGCGATGCTGAGTTAAAAGCCGTATTTGGCGCCACTTTATTTAAAATATTCTTTTTATTGCTAATTATTATAGGCATTGTCAGTTGGCTATTTATTTTAGCCCGCAGTAGCAATCGCTTAGCCTTAAAAGAGTTACGCTTTCAAACCAAAACATTGGCACATGAAATTGATGCGCATGAATCCACCACACTCGCCTTGCAAAAAGCGAAAGAAACGGCTGAATCAGCCAACCAAGCCAAAAGCCGTTATTTAACCGGCCTAAGCCATGAACTACGCACGCCACTTAATGTGCTGCTGGGTTATGCCCAATTACTCAACCAAGATAAAGCGATTCCCGCCAGACAAAAAGAATCCATTGCGATTTTAAAACGTAATGGCGAACATTTAGCTGACTTAATTGAAGGCCTATTAGAAATATCCAAAATTGAAGCAGGCCGCATGCATCTGCAGCGTGACGAAATACATATTCGCCCATTTTTAAATCAATTGGTCGACATGTTTACCATGCAAGCCAAAAATAAAGGCATTGAATTTATTTACACCCCTTGTGAATTTTTACCTGAAGTAGTGGCCGCAGATAAACAAAGGTTTAGGCAAATCTTAATAAATTTATTATCTAACGCCGTAAAATTTACCCAGCAAGGGCAAGTTCACTTTAAAGTAAGTTATCGCAATCAAGTTGCCCAGTTTAGAGTTGAAGACAGTGGCATAGGGATTTCAGCAGCTGATCAACAGCAAATCTTTAAACCGTTTGAACGAGTAAAAGATGCTCAAATACAAGCTATTAGTGGCACGGGTTTAGGCCTAACGATATCCAAGTCTTTAGCTGAGTTAATGGGAGGCGAAATTAGCCTGACCAGCCAACTCGGTGTAGGTAGCTGTTTTAAACTTAGTTTAATGCTGGCTAGAGTTAACAATTCAGCCACTGAACCTGAATACAACAAAGCCCATGCTGTCGCTTACGATGGTGAAGCAAAAACAATTTTAGTGGTTGATGACGATCCAAATCAAAGACAATTAATGGATGACTTTTTATCACCACTTGGCTTTAAGTTACATTTAGCAGACAAACCATCCAGCGCGCTTGAACTATTAGCTCAATTTAAAATTGATTTAATTTTACTAGATGTCACTATGCCTGAAATGAACGGCTGGCAATTAGCAAAATTATTGCGCGAGAAAAAATATATAATGCCCATCATCATGGTTTCAGCTAATGCCAGAGACACTGAAAAAGATGAACAAAATGCGGGCTATCATGATGATTACATGGCAAAACCCATTAACACTGACAACTTATTAGGTAAAATAGGCCAGCAGCTTAATTTAGAGTGGATGTACCAGTTTGTGAACGAAGAAGAGCCACAAACCTCACAGCCAAGCGCTGAATCATCCGTTAGCGCCCTGCCTAAAGCCGGAAAAGCACAATATCAAAGTTTAATGGCGCTGGCCGAAATAGGCTATTTGTCAGGTTTTAAAGAAAAACTAGCAACGCTGCAAACAAGTTATCAATTTGACGATAGCAGCCTACACAAATTAAATGAGTTAGTTCAAAGCTGTAACTTTAAACTAATTACCGAATATTTACGTGAGTTAATTGATGAGCAAGCCAATCAATAA
- a CDS encoding DNA-binding response regulator: MSKPINNVVLVVDDSPESLGMLNVALNTAGYTALVALNGLQALSIAEKVEPDIVLMDAIMPELDGFETCKRFKHLFPSIPVIFMTGLTDSEDVVKGFEAGGVDYVTKPISTDEVLARIKAHLNTAKLALSAQSALDHAGKNVFCIDNNGQLAWATPHVYQLIEEIYPNQDSPWTQLESILQDWIKQGDLAPLALDNTTPVVQVMYERKQDELHLIRLAKAKIQRTAKDLQQALPITKREAEVLYWLAQAKTNWEISQILEMSPRTANKHLEQVFKKLEVDNRTAAAAIAIRILEGS; encoded by the coding sequence ATGAGCAAGCCAATCAATAATGTAGTATTAGTCGTTGACGATTCGCCTGAATCGTTAGGCATGCTTAATGTTGCCTTAAATACCGCAGGTTACACCGCCTTAGTGGCATTGAATGGACTACAAGCTTTATCTATTGCCGAAAAAGTAGAACCCGATATTGTCTTAATGGATGCCATTATGCCTGAGCTAGATGGCTTTGAAACCTGCAAACGGTTCAAACATTTGTTTCCGTCGATTCCGGTTATTTTTATGACAGGCTTAACCGACTCTGAAGATGTGGTAAAAGGCTTTGAAGCCGGCGGCGTAGATTATGTCACTAAACCAATTTCAACAGATGAAGTATTAGCCCGAATAAAAGCTCACCTAAATACCGCTAAATTGGCATTAAGCGCACAGTCAGCCTTGGATCATGCCGGTAAAAATGTATTTTGTATCGACAATAACGGCCAACTTGCTTGGGCAACTCCGCATGTATATCAGCTCATTGAAGAAATATACCCAAATCAAGATTCTCCTTGGACGCAACTAGAGTCCATATTGCAAGACTGGATAAAACAAGGGGATTTAGCGCCATTAGCATTGGATAACACCACACCGGTTGTGCAGGTAATGTATGAAAGAAAACAAGATGAGCTTCATTTAATCCGCTTAGCCAAAGCCAAAATTCAGCGCACCGCGAAAGACTTACAGCAAGCCTTGCCAATTACTAAACGTGAAGCCGAAGTATTATATTGGTTGGCACAAGCTAAAACGAACTGGGAAATTTCGCAAATTTTAGAAATGAGCCCCAGAACCGCCAATAAACATTTAGAACAAGTATTTAAAAAGTTAGAAGTCGATAACCGCACCGCAGCCGCCGCTATTGCGATCCGAATTTTAGAAGGCTCGTAA
- a CDS encoding sodium:calcium antiporter: MFNQFPVTINLLIFTVLASLIWLAGTRLSYLIDSIAEKTQLARALLGLILLATATELPEFVTTLTASSSGNGTLALNNMFGGMLLQLAVLTVADVWVKKGTLCSRPHDPTVAVAGILCIISLSTVLVAKSLGDIQLGFQLGLGSLSIALLYVLSMFVLKIMQNKDTWSPVDLPDDDQTDPVRDNKFDQKSLKYLICFSILCAAVILACGVSLVDLAETLSKQTGLGSSFIGASLLALTTSLPELSTSIAAVKVKAYTMAISNVFGSNLIMTFLLFPNDFAFTKGPIINEIDTAATFALCAGIFMTAIYCLGLLVRSKRKILGMGIESGILGLCYIASLAVLFSLR, encoded by the coding sequence CTATCGCAGAGAAAACCCAGTTAGCCAGAGCATTGCTCGGGCTGATTTTGCTAGCGACTGCAACTGAATTACCTGAGTTTGTCACAACGCTAACCGCTTCATCCAGCGGTAATGGCACTTTGGCTCTGAATAATATGTTTGGTGGTATGTTGTTACAATTAGCTGTGCTAACTGTGGCTGATGTGTGGGTTAAAAAAGGCACCTTGTGTTCACGTCCGCATGATCCTACGGTGGCGGTAGCCGGCATACTTTGTATTATTTCATTATCGACCGTACTAGTGGCTAAATCGTTAGGAGACATTCAATTAGGGTTTCAGTTAGGTTTGGGAAGCTTAAGCATTGCTCTGCTATATGTGCTGTCTATGTTTGTTTTAAAAATAATGCAAAATAAAGACACTTGGAGCCCAGTCGATTTACCTGATGATGACCAAACAGACCCAGTAAGAGACAATAAATTTGACCAAAAGTCGCTTAAATATCTTATTTGTTTTTCTATATTATGCGCCGCAGTTATTCTTGCGTGTGGGGTTTCTTTAGTCGATTTAGCTGAAACCCTTTCAAAGCAAACTGGTTTAGGCAGTAGTTTTATTGGAGCCTCGTTGTTGGCACTAACCACTTCACTACCTGAATTAAGCACGTCTATTGCGGCAGTCAAAGTTAAAGCTTACACAATGGCTATTTCAAATGTATTTGGTAGCAATTTAATTATGACATTTTTGTTATTTCCAAACGACTTTGCTTTTACGAAAGGGCCCATTATCAATGAAATCGACACTGCCGCAACGTTTGCTCTTTGTGCTGGTATTTTTATGACGGCCATTTATTGTCTTGGCTTATTGGTGAGGTCAAAAAGAAAAATATTAGGAATGGGGATTGAATCCGGCATTTTAGGGCTGTGTTATATCGCCAGTTTAGCTGTTTTATTTTCATTGCGCTGA